The DNA segment CGACGCCCCGACCGTCGTCAACCTGACCAACCACAGCTACTTCAACCTGACCGGCGCCGGTTCCGGCTCCGACGTGTACGGCCACCTGCTGCAGATCAACGCGAGCGGCTTCCTGGAGGTCGACGGCGGGCTGATCCCGTCCGGCGAGATCCTGCCGGTGGACGGGACCGCCCTGGACTTCCGGACCCCGGTGGCGATCGGCGAGCGGATCCGCAGCAATGAGCCGCAGCTGCTGCTCGGCGGCGGGTACGACCACAACTGGGTGCTCGACGGCGACGGCCTGCGCGAGGTGGCCCGGGTCGTGGAGCCGCGGTCGGGCCGCACGCTGACGGTGCTGACGACCGAGCCGGGCATGCAGTTCTACTCGGGCAACTTCCTCGACGGCACGTTCGCCGGCGCGGAAGGGTCGGCGTACCGCCAGGGTGATGGCTTCGCGCTGGAGACCCAGCACTTCCCGGACTCCCCCAACCACCCGTCCTTCCCGTCGACGGTGCTGCGCCCGGGCGAGACCTACCGCTCCACCACGATCTACCGCTTCGGCGTCGAGGCCTGACCCCTGTCGCGTGTCACGGCCGGGCGGCGGCGAGCGCCTCTTCGAGGGAATCGAAGCGGTGTACGGCGCTGACCCGGCCGTCGTGTACGCGAAACAGCGTTGCCACCCGCGCGGGCACCTCGGCCTCCGGCCAGGTGGCGTCCTGTTCGACGACGACAGCGTCGACGCCGGCGGGGTGGGCGGTCAGCGGACGCAGCCGGATTCCGGAGCGCAGGATCCAGTCGGTGAAGGCGTGCGCCGAGATGGACTGTGTGCCGCGCGGCCCGGAGACCTCGACCGGATCGGTGACCGTGGCGCGGGCGGCGTCCAGGTCACGGTCGTTGACGGCGTCGTGCCAGGCGGTGATGGCCGGGTTCAGCATGGACACATGGTTCCATGGGTTACCGCAGGCCGGTCAGGATCAGTGTCCGCCGATCACGCCGCCGAGGCGATTGCATTGATGCGTGCCAGGTCGTCGGCGGACAGGGTGAGGCCAGCGGCAACAGTCTCCGCGTCGCGGGCCAGGTCGCCGTCCTGTCGATACTGACGCAAGCGTGGCTTCAGCCTGAAGGGTGGGCAGGTACGCGAGGTATGCCCTGGCTGTCGGCCGACGCGCCGGTACGGTGATGGTCATGGATGAGCCGCGGTTCGGGTACGGCAAAGGGCAGCGACCGTTGTGGTATCGGCGGGACTGGGAGGCCGAGGTCATCCGGAAGGTACTTCGCCGGGCTGGCTTCCGTGACTTCGACGAGCGGCACTTGGAGGGCTTCGCGGTCGAGGGAGCAAGTGGCAGCGAGCGAGAGCCGTTCTCGGTGGCGTACTGCGGCGAGACCAACCCGGCCGGGACGCTGACCCGTTACCAACGGGCACTTGAGCTTGCGGGACTCACGGTCAGCGGCGATCCGGACAACGAGGAGACCTTGCTGGTGGAGCGCCGGTCGGTGTGGCACGCCGAGAAGTGCCGCGCGGCGCGTCAGTGGAATCGGGTCTGCGGTGCTCGGCGTCGTGGCCGTGCTAATGGCCGTTACCTGGTACCGGCGTTGGATCGACGAAAAGCAAGCGCTCCGCTGACGTGTGCGGGTGGCCCTCGCCTTCCC comes from the Actinoplanes sp. OR16 genome and includes:
- a CDS encoding aldose epimerase family protein is translated as MTNANGLRVRILSYGGIIQSIEVPDRDGVTANVALGFADVQGYIDHPGPYFGAIIGRYGNRIAKGRFTLDGASYAVPVNNGSNSLHGGVTGFDRRVWKCREISGGIELSHVSPDGDQGFPGELSTTVTYTLTDDNDLRIDYAATTDAPTVVNLTNHSYFNLTGAGSGSDVYGHLLQINASGFLEVDGGLIPSGEILPVDGTALDFRTPVAIGERIRSNEPQLLLGGGYDHNWVLDGDGLREVARVVEPRSGRTLTVLTTEPGMQFYSGNFLDGTFAGAEGSAYRQGDGFALETQHFPDSPNHPSFPSTVLRPGETYRSTTIYRFGVEA
- a CDS encoding nuclear transport factor 2 family protein — protein: MLNPAITAWHDAVNDRDLDAARATVTDPVEVSGPRGTQSISAHAFTDWILRSGIRLRPLTAHPAGVDAVVVEQDATWPEAEVPARVATLFRVHDGRVSAVHRFDSLEEALAAARP